A genomic region of Clavibacter michiganensis subsp. insidiosus contains the following coding sequences:
- the trpA gene encoding tryptophan synthase subunit alpha — translation MTAAAHAAAPTGSPVERTIALRREQGSGALVGYLPVGFPDVATSIEAAVALVENGVDVIELGLPYSDPVMDGPVIQRATQTALAQGFRLRDGFDALHAITQRVDAPVLLMTYWNPVVQYGVERFADDILAAGGAGLITPDLIPDEGADWLAASERTGLDRVFLAAPSSSEARLHQAVERSRGFVYAVSTMGITGARQDVDQAARGLVSRLRDAGSTSACVGIGISTGDQVREVLDYADGAIVGSALVAALADGGVPGVARAAADLARGTALQ, via the coding sequence GTGACCGCGGCAGCGCACGCCGCCGCGCCCACCGGCAGTCCCGTCGAGCGCACCATCGCGCTCCGTCGCGAGCAGGGATCGGGCGCCCTCGTCGGCTACCTCCCCGTCGGCTTCCCCGACGTCGCCACTAGCATCGAGGCGGCCGTCGCGCTCGTCGAGAACGGCGTGGACGTCATCGAGCTCGGCCTCCCGTACAGCGACCCCGTCATGGACGGCCCCGTCATCCAGCGCGCCACGCAGACGGCGCTCGCGCAGGGCTTCCGGCTCCGCGACGGCTTCGACGCGCTGCACGCGATCACGCAGCGCGTCGACGCCCCCGTCCTCCTCATGACCTACTGGAACCCCGTCGTGCAGTACGGCGTGGAGCGCTTCGCGGACGACATCCTCGCCGCGGGGGGCGCCGGCCTCATCACGCCGGACCTCATCCCGGACGAGGGCGCCGACTGGCTCGCCGCCTCCGAGCGCACGGGCCTCGACCGCGTCTTCCTCGCGGCGCCGTCCTCCAGCGAGGCCCGCCTGCACCAGGCGGTCGAGCGCAGCCGCGGGTTCGTGTATGCGGTCTCGACCATGGGCATCACGGGCGCCCGGCAGGACGTCGACCAGGCCGCGCGCGGGCTCGTGTCGCGTCTGCGTGACGCCGGCTCCACGAGCGCCTGCGTGGGCATCGGGATCTCCACCGGCGACCAGGTGCGCGAGGTGCTCGACTACGCCGACGGCGCCATCGTCGGGTCCGCCCTCGTGGCGGCCCTCGCCGACGGTGGCGTGCCCGGGGTCGCCCGCGCCGCGGCCGATCTCGCGCGGGGAACCGCGCTACAGTAG
- the lgt gene encoding prolipoprotein diacylglyceryl transferase: MSIPSPDPSDTRFDVTAWLQGFGIDLPLTFVIHAYAVCILVGILIAAFLTNRRLVARGVESGTVIDFTLCALVLGIVGARAFHVLTHPGDYFYEGANLWRVLYVWEGGIAIFGALIGGAVGVWLGSKWTGVRFWTFADALAPGLLLAQAAGRMGNYFNQELFGTPTTLPWGLEVDPTNAAFPAGLPAGTLFHPTFLYEIVWNIAGAVVIILLGRAVRLQWGRGLAVYLMWYGLGRMVFESIRIDPSEIFFGVRTNVWAAFLAVAIGLVLFLVQTRRHVGSEPGPYLPGRTPDDVSARAKAGRDGEVASVYTDSDFADVDDDRASTGSDSHALPATSGRGA, translated from the coding sequence ATGAGCATCCCCAGCCCGGATCCGTCCGACACCCGGTTCGACGTCACGGCGTGGCTCCAGGGCTTCGGCATCGACCTGCCGCTCACCTTCGTGATCCACGCGTACGCCGTGTGCATCCTGGTCGGCATCCTCATCGCCGCGTTCCTCACGAACCGCCGCCTCGTGGCGCGCGGCGTCGAGTCCGGCACGGTCATCGACTTCACGCTGTGCGCGCTCGTCCTCGGCATCGTCGGCGCCCGCGCGTTCCACGTGCTCACCCACCCCGGCGACTACTTCTACGAGGGCGCGAACCTGTGGCGCGTGCTCTACGTCTGGGAGGGCGGCATCGCCATCTTCGGCGCCCTCATCGGCGGCGCGGTGGGCGTGTGGCTCGGCTCCAAGTGGACGGGCGTCCGCTTCTGGACCTTCGCCGACGCGCTCGCCCCCGGCCTCCTCCTCGCGCAGGCCGCGGGTCGGATGGGCAACTACTTCAACCAGGAGCTGTTCGGCACGCCCACCACCCTGCCGTGGGGCCTCGAGGTCGACCCGACCAACGCCGCGTTCCCGGCCGGGCTGCCCGCGGGCACGCTGTTCCACCCCACGTTCCTGTACGAGATCGTGTGGAACATCGCGGGTGCGGTGGTCATCATCCTGCTCGGCCGCGCCGTCCGCCTCCAGTGGGGCCGCGGCCTCGCCGTGTACCTCATGTGGTACGGCCTCGGGCGCATGGTCTTCGAGTCGATCCGCATCGATCCGAGCGAGATCTTCTTCGGCGTGCGCACCAACGTCTGGGCCGCCTTCCTCGCGGTCGCGATCGGCCTCGTGCTCTTCCTCGTGCAGACCCGGCGCCACGTCGGCAGCGAGCCGGGTCCGTACCTGCCGGGTCGCACCCCGGATGACGTAAGCGCCCGCGCGAAGGCGGGCCGCGACGGCGAGGTAGCATCGGTGTACACGGATTCGGATTTCGCCGACGTCGACGACGATCGGGCATCCACCGGGTCGGACTCCCACGCTCTCCCCGCCACAAGCGGACGCGGCGCCTAG
- the gltB gene encoding glutamate synthase large subunit: protein MAFSSTSPPGGSFPAKQGLYDPAFEKDACGLAMVATLRGTPGHDIIVNALDALRNLEHRGAIGSDAGTGDGAGIMTQIPDAFLRGVVGFELPAKGEYAVGMAFLPTDDAEREELQAGIERIAGDERLRVLGWREVPVDPSHLGNLARKAMPAFHQLFLASDAPRPEDRPSGLALDRLAFRLRKRAERELGAYFISLSSRTLVYKGMVTTLQLEPFYPDLSDERFATKLAIVHSRYSTNTFPSWPLAQPLRMMAHNGEINTVAGNRNWMRARQSQLESELLGDLAPLLPIVTPGASDSASFDEVLELLSLSGRSLPHAMMMMVPEAWEKQTDIDPVRRDFYEYHSMVMEPWDGPAALTFTDGTLVGATLDRNGLRPGRYLVTHDGLVVLGSEIGVLEIDPARIMRKGRLRPGKMFLVDTEAGRIIEDDEIKSELAASAPWGEWLRNRIHLADLPEREHVVHTPASVVRRQRTFGYTEEEVRMLLMPMAKVGAEPLGAMGSDTPIAVLSQRPRLLFDYFTQQFAQVTNPPLDSIREEVVTSLRLGLGPQRNLLDAGPEHTKQVVLDFPVIDNDELAKAIHIDHRPGSRTTTIVSGLYRVDDGPLAMQKRIDAMCDEVDRAIAHGAQFIVLSDRDSNRDLAPIPSLLMIAAVHHHLIRKQTRMKVGIVVEAGDVREVHHIALLIGYGASAVNPYLAMESCEDLVRSGMLTGVTPEKATRNLIKGLGKGVLKIMSKMGISTVSSYAGAQCFEAVGLSQGLVDQYFSGTTTRLGGVGIDVIAAENAARHRSAYPTDGAVLSHERLQTGGEYQWRRDGSPHLFNPDTIFRLQHATRTCRYDIFREYTSMVDAQSKDLMTLRGMFRLRTGMRPPVPLDEVEPISDIVKRFSTGAMSYGSISEEAHETLAIAMNRLGAKSNTGEGGENVERLLDPERRSSIKQVASGRFGVTSMYLTHADDIQIKLAQGAKPGEGGQLPPGKVYPWVARTRHATAGVGLISPPPHHDIYSIEDLKQLIFDLKRANPSARIHTKLVSQSGIGAVAAGVAKALSDVILVSGHDGGTGASPVNSLKHAGTPWELGLAETQQTLRLNGMRDRVVVQVDGQMKSGRDVIVGALLGAEEFGFATAPLVVSGCIMMRVCHLDTCPVGVATQNPELRKRFPGKADHVVNFFEFIAQEVREHLAALGYRSLDEIVGRNDLLGVEDAVDHWKASGLDLAPILVGPTFADDEPRKHARSQDHELEDHFDNELIRLSRDVLDHGGRVEIDLPVRNTARAVGTMLGHLVTKAHGEDGLPTGSIDVTLRGSAGQSFGAFMPAGITLRLVGDSNDYLGKGLSGGDIVVRPDAKAGFPAEENVIAGNVIGYGATQGTMFIRGMVGERFLVRNSGATAVVEAVGDHALEYMTGGLALVLGGTGRNIGAGMSGGTAYVLDLDRDRINTDALASGELELHPLGSADVEIVLDLLRRHLAETGSTVAERLLADPETSMERFTKILPRDYAAVLATRQTAVDEGLDPDGDVAWKRILEVTGG, encoded by the coding sequence ATGGCGTTCTCCTCCACCTCCCCTCCCGGCGGGTCGTTTCCCGCGAAGCAGGGCCTCTACGACCCGGCGTTCGAGAAGGACGCCTGCGGCCTGGCCATGGTGGCTACCCTGCGCGGCACCCCCGGCCACGACATCATCGTCAACGCGCTCGACGCGCTCCGGAACCTGGAGCACCGCGGTGCGATCGGATCCGACGCGGGCACGGGCGACGGCGCCGGCATCATGACGCAGATCCCGGACGCGTTCCTCCGCGGGGTCGTCGGCTTCGAGCTGCCGGCCAAGGGGGAGTACGCGGTCGGCATGGCGTTCCTGCCGACGGACGACGCCGAGCGCGAGGAGCTGCAGGCCGGCATCGAGCGCATCGCCGGCGACGAGCGCCTGCGCGTCCTCGGCTGGCGCGAGGTGCCGGTGGACCCGTCGCACCTCGGCAACCTGGCGCGGAAGGCCATGCCGGCGTTTCATCAGTTGTTCCTGGCCTCCGACGCCCCGCGGCCCGAGGACCGCCCGTCCGGGCTCGCCCTCGACCGCCTGGCGTTCCGGCTGCGCAAGCGCGCGGAGCGGGAGCTCGGCGCGTACTTCATCTCGCTCTCCTCGCGCACCCTCGTCTACAAGGGCATGGTCACGACGCTCCAGCTGGAGCCCTTCTACCCCGACCTCTCCGACGAGCGCTTCGCCACCAAGCTCGCCATCGTGCACTCGCGGTACTCCACCAACACGTTCCCGTCGTGGCCGCTCGCGCAGCCGCTGCGGATGATGGCGCACAACGGCGAGATCAACACGGTGGCGGGCAACCGCAACTGGATGCGCGCGCGCCAGTCCCAGCTCGAGTCGGAGCTGCTCGGCGACCTCGCGCCCCTGCTGCCCATCGTGACGCCGGGCGCGAGCGACTCCGCCTCCTTCGACGAGGTCCTCGAGCTCCTCAGCCTCAGCGGCCGCAGCCTGCCGCACGCGATGATGATGATGGTCCCCGAGGCGTGGGAGAAGCAGACCGACATCGACCCGGTCCGCCGCGACTTCTACGAGTACCACTCGATGGTCATGGAGCCGTGGGACGGCCCGGCCGCCCTCACCTTCACCGACGGCACGCTCGTCGGCGCGACCCTCGACCGCAACGGACTGCGCCCGGGCCGCTACCTCGTCACGCACGACGGCCTCGTGGTGCTCGGCAGCGAGATCGGCGTGCTCGAGATCGACCCCGCGCGCATCATGCGGAAGGGCCGCCTGCGCCCCGGCAAGATGTTCCTCGTCGACACCGAGGCCGGCCGCATCATCGAGGACGACGAGATCAAGTCCGAGCTCGCCGCCAGCGCGCCCTGGGGCGAGTGGCTCCGGAACCGCATCCACCTGGCCGACCTGCCGGAGCGCGAGCACGTCGTGCACACGCCCGCGTCCGTCGTCCGTCGCCAGCGCACCTTCGGCTACACGGAGGAGGAGGTGCGGATGCTCCTCATGCCCATGGCGAAGGTCGGCGCCGAGCCGCTGGGCGCCATGGGCTCGGACACGCCCATCGCGGTGCTCTCGCAGCGCCCGCGCCTGCTGTTCGACTACTTCACGCAGCAGTTCGCGCAGGTCACGAACCCGCCGCTCGACTCCATCCGCGAGGAGGTCGTCACCAGCCTCCGCCTCGGCCTGGGGCCGCAGCGCAACCTCCTCGACGCCGGGCCCGAGCACACCAAGCAGGTCGTGCTGGACTTCCCCGTCATCGACAACGACGAGCTGGCCAAGGCCATCCACATCGACCACCGGCCGGGCAGCCGCACCACCACCATCGTGAGCGGCCTCTACCGCGTCGACGACGGCCCGCTCGCCATGCAGAAGCGCATCGACGCCATGTGCGACGAGGTCGACCGCGCCATCGCGCACGGCGCGCAGTTCATCGTCCTGTCGGACCGCGACTCGAACCGCGACCTCGCCCCCATCCCGTCACTGCTCATGATCGCGGCGGTGCACCACCACCTCATCCGCAAGCAGACCCGCATGAAGGTCGGCATCGTGGTCGAGGCCGGCGACGTGCGCGAGGTGCACCACATCGCGCTGCTCATCGGCTACGGCGCCTCGGCGGTCAACCCGTACCTGGCGATGGAGTCCTGCGAGGACCTGGTCCGCAGCGGCATGCTCACGGGCGTGACGCCGGAGAAGGCCACGCGGAACCTCATCAAGGGCCTCGGCAAGGGCGTCCTCAAGATCATGTCCAAGATGGGCATCTCCACGGTGTCCTCGTACGCCGGCGCGCAGTGCTTCGAGGCCGTCGGCCTCTCGCAGGGGCTCGTGGACCAGTACTTCTCGGGCACCACGACGCGCCTCGGCGGCGTCGGCATCGACGTCATCGCGGCCGAGAACGCCGCGCGCCACCGCAGCGCCTACCCGACCGACGGCGCGGTGCTCTCGCACGAGCGCCTGCAGACGGGCGGCGAGTACCAGTGGCGCCGCGACGGGTCCCCGCACCTGTTCAACCCGGACACGATCTTCCGGCTGCAGCACGCCACGCGCACGTGCCGGTACGACATCTTCCGCGAGTACACGTCCATGGTCGACGCGCAGTCGAAGGACCTGATGACCCTCCGCGGCATGTTCCGGCTGCGGACGGGCATGCGCCCGCCCGTGCCGCTCGACGAGGTCGAGCCCATCAGCGACATCGTCAAGCGCTTCTCCACGGGCGCGATGAGCTACGGATCCATCTCCGAGGAGGCGCACGAGACGCTCGCCATCGCGATGAACCGGCTGGGAGCCAAGTCGAACACGGGCGAGGGCGGCGAGAACGTCGAGCGCTTGCTCGACCCCGAGCGCCGCAGCTCCATCAAGCAGGTCGCGTCCGGGCGGTTCGGCGTCACGAGCATGTACCTCACGCACGCCGACGACATCCAGATCAAGCTCGCGCAGGGCGCCAAGCCCGGCGAGGGCGGCCAGCTCCCGCCCGGCAAGGTCTATCCGTGGGTGGCGCGCACGCGCCACGCGACCGCGGGCGTCGGCCTCATCTCCCCGCCGCCGCACCACGACATCTACTCGATCGAGGACCTCAAGCAGCTGATCTTCGACCTCAAGCGCGCGAACCCGTCCGCCCGGATCCACACGAAGCTCGTCAGCCAGTCGGGCATCGGCGCGGTGGCCGCGGGCGTCGCGAAGGCGCTGAGCGACGTGATCCTCGTCTCGGGCCACGACGGCGGCACGGGCGCGAGCCCGGTCAACTCGCTCAAGCACGCGGGCACGCCGTGGGAGCTCGGCCTCGCCGAGACGCAGCAGACCCTCCGCCTCAACGGCATGCGCGACCGCGTGGTCGTGCAGGTCGACGGGCAGATGAAGTCCGGCCGCGACGTCATCGTCGGCGCCCTGCTCGGGGCCGAGGAGTTCGGCTTCGCGACGGCGCCGCTCGTCGTCTCGGGCTGCATCATGATGCGCGTCTGCCACCTCGACACCTGCCCCGTCGGCGTCGCCACGCAGAACCCGGAGCTGCGCAAGCGCTTCCCCGGCAAGGCGGACCACGTCGTCAACTTCTTCGAGTTCATCGCGCAGGAGGTTCGCGAGCACCTGGCCGCGCTCGGCTACCGCTCGCTCGACGAGATCGTGGGTCGCAACGACCTGCTCGGCGTCGAGGACGCGGTGGACCACTGGAAGGCGTCGGGGCTCGACCTCGCGCCGATCCTCGTGGGCCCGACGTTCGCGGACGACGAGCCCCGCAAGCACGCCCGGTCGCAGGACCACGAGCTCGAGGACCACTTCGACAACGAGCTCATCCGCCTCAGCCGCGACGTGCTCGACCACGGGGGCCGTGTCGAGATCGACCTGCCCGTGCGCAACACCGCGCGCGCGGTCGGCACGATGCTCGGCCACCTCGTCACGAAGGCGCACGGCGAGGACGGGCTGCCGACGGGATCCATCGACGTCACCCTGCGCGGGTCGGCGGGCCAGTCCTTCGGCGCGTTCATGCCCGCGGGCATCACGCTGCGGCTCGTCGGCGACAGCAACGACTACCTCGGCAAGGGCCTCTCGGGCGGCGACATCGTCGTGCGCCCCGATGCCAAGGCCGGCTTCCCCGCGGAGGAGAACGTCATCGCGGGCAACGTCATCGGCTACGGCGCGACGCAGGGGACCATGTTCATCCGCGGCATGGTGGGGGAGCGGTTCCTCGTGCGCAACTCCGGCGCCACCGCGGTCGTCGAGGCCGTGGGCGACCACGCGCTCGAGTACATGACGGGCGGGCTCGCGCTCGTGCTCGGCGGCACCGGCCGGAACATCGGAGCCGGCATGTCGGGCGGCACGGCCTACGTGCTCGACCTCGACCGCGACCGCATCAACACCGACGCCCTCGCGTCGGGCGAGCTCGAGCTGCACCCGCTCGGGAGCGCCGACGTCGAGATCGTGCTCGACCTCCTCCGCCGGCACCTCGCCGAGACCGGATCCACCGTGGCCGAGCGCCTGCTCGCCGACCCGGAGACCTCCATGGAACGCTTCACCAAGATCCTGCCGCGGGACTACGCGGCCGTCCTCGCCACCCGCCAGACCGCGGTCGACGAGGGCCTCGACCCCGACGGCGACGTCGCCTGGAAGCGCATCCTGGAGGTGACCGGTGGCTGA
- a CDS encoding glutamate synthase subunit beta — protein sequence MADPKGFLKVTERELPKRRPVSVRLMDWKEVYEQQERGELVRQAGRCMDCGIPFCHRGCPLGNLIPEWNDLTWRGEGRQAIERLHATNNFPEFTGRLCPAPCESSCVLGINQPPVTIKQVEVSIIDDAFQNGWVEPHPPERLTGKTVAVVGSGPAGLAAAQQLTRAGHTVAVFERDDRIGGLLRYGIPDFKMEKRHLEARLAQMTAEGTRFRAGVDIGKDITWSDLRLRYDAVVVCTGALVPRDLDIPGRDVDGVHFAMDYLRQSNHATAGDQVPEQIHAEGKHVVVLGGGDTGADCIGTAHRQKAASVTNLAIGQQPPSERRPDQPWPTYPTLFEVSSAHEEGGERQYLATTVEFLKDDDGHVRAVRVAETEFRDGRRVPKSGTEREIPADLVLLALGFTGPEKDALESQLAVPFDDRGNVARGEDYQTDQAGVFVAGDAGRGQSLIVWAIAEGRSAASAVDRYLEGDTELPFPVRPTDRALSI from the coding sequence GTGGCTGACCCCAAGGGCTTCCTCAAGGTGACGGAGCGCGAGCTCCCCAAGCGCCGACCCGTCTCGGTGCGCCTCATGGACTGGAAGGAGGTGTACGAGCAGCAGGAGCGCGGCGAGCTCGTGCGCCAGGCCGGCCGGTGCATGGACTGCGGCATCCCGTTCTGCCACCGGGGCTGCCCGCTGGGCAACCTCATCCCGGAGTGGAACGACCTCACCTGGCGCGGCGAGGGCCGCCAGGCCATCGAGCGCCTGCACGCCACGAACAACTTCCCGGAGTTCACGGGACGGCTGTGCCCCGCGCCCTGCGAGAGCTCGTGCGTGCTCGGCATCAACCAGCCGCCCGTGACCATCAAGCAGGTCGAGGTGTCGATCATCGACGACGCCTTCCAGAACGGCTGGGTCGAGCCGCACCCGCCGGAGCGCCTCACGGGCAAGACCGTCGCGGTCGTGGGATCCGGTCCCGCCGGCCTCGCCGCCGCCCAGCAGCTCACGCGCGCCGGCCACACGGTCGCGGTGTTCGAGCGCGACGACCGCATCGGCGGCCTGCTGCGCTACGGGATCCCCGACTTCAAGATGGAGAAGCGCCACCTCGAGGCTCGCCTCGCGCAGATGACCGCCGAGGGCACCCGCTTCCGCGCGGGCGTGGACATCGGGAAGGACATCACCTGGTCCGACCTGCGCCTGCGCTACGACGCGGTCGTGGTCTGCACGGGCGCGCTCGTGCCCCGCGACCTCGACATCCCGGGCCGCGACGTCGACGGGGTCCACTTCGCCATGGACTACCTGCGCCAGTCGAACCACGCGACGGCGGGCGACCAGGTGCCCGAGCAGATCCACGCGGAGGGCAAGCACGTCGTCGTCCTCGGCGGCGGCGACACGGGCGCGGACTGCATCGGCACCGCGCACCGCCAGAAGGCGGCCTCGGTCACCAACCTCGCCATCGGCCAGCAGCCGCCGTCGGAGCGACGCCCCGATCAGCCGTGGCCGACGTACCCGACGCTCTTCGAGGTGTCGAGCGCGCACGAGGAGGGCGGCGAGCGCCAGTACCTCGCCACCACGGTCGAGTTCCTCAAGGACGACGACGGGCACGTCCGCGCCGTCCGCGTCGCCGAGACGGAGTTCCGCGACGGCCGCCGCGTGCCGAAGTCGGGCACCGAGCGCGAGATCCCCGCCGACCTCGTGCTCCTCGCGCTCGGCTTCACCGGCCCCGAGAAGGACGCCCTGGAGAGCCAGCTGGCGGTCCCGTTCGACGACCGCGGCAACGTCGCGCGCGGCGAGGACTACCAGACCGACCAGGCCGGCGTCTTCGTCGCGGGCGACGCGGGCCGCGGCCAGTCGCTCATCGTCTGGGCCATCGCGGAGGGACGTTCAGCGGCCTCCGCCGTCGACCGGTACCTTGAGGGGGACACGGAGCTCCCGTTCCCGGTCCGTCCCACGGACCGCGCTCTCTCCATCTGA
- the pyk gene encoding pyruvate kinase, with protein MTRRAKIVATLGPATSSYESIRAIIDAGVDVARMNLSHGTYDVHEGIYSTIRKAADDAGRAVAVLVDLQGPKIRLGKFSDGPHDLAFGDTFVITVEDILGTKDICSTTYKGLPGDVKPGDPLLIDDGKVTLRVVSTDGTRVTTTVEVAGAVSNNKGINLPGVAVNVPALSGKDEADLRWGLRLGADLIALSFVRDASDIVRVHEIMDEEGRRVPVVAKVEKPQAVDALEEIVDAFDAIMVARGDLGVELPLEAVPIVQKRAVELARRKAKPVIVATQMLESMITSPRPTRAEASDCANAVLDGADALMLSGETSVGEFPVVTVKTMARIIESTEEHGLERIPKLGTRPFTQGGAITLAAAEVAEFVEAKALCVFTESGDSVRRMTRLRNGIPIFAFTPNEGIRRRLALSWGVQTYLVEPVTHTDQMFHQVDEVLLAEGLAEVGQKVVVIAGSPPGIAGSTNELRVHVVGDAVNEAAPAYEK; from the coding sequence ATGACCAGACGAGCGAAGATCGTCGCGACCCTCGGGCCCGCGACCAGCTCCTACGAGAGCATCCGCGCCATCATCGACGCCGGCGTGGACGTGGCCCGGATGAACCTGAGCCACGGGACCTACGACGTCCACGAGGGCATCTACTCCACCATCCGGAAGGCCGCCGACGACGCGGGCCGCGCGGTCGCGGTCCTGGTCGACCTGCAGGGCCCGAAGATCCGGCTCGGCAAGTTCTCCGACGGCCCGCACGACCTGGCGTTCGGCGACACCTTCGTCATCACGGTCGAGGACATCCTCGGCACCAAGGACATCTGCTCCACCACGTACAAGGGCCTCCCGGGCGACGTGAAGCCGGGCGACCCGCTGCTCATCGACGACGGCAAGGTCACCCTCCGCGTGGTCTCCACCGACGGCACCCGCGTCACGACCACGGTCGAGGTGGCCGGGGCGGTCAGCAACAACAAGGGCATCAACCTCCCGGGCGTCGCGGTCAACGTGCCCGCGCTCTCCGGGAAGGACGAGGCGGACCTCCGCTGGGGCCTGCGCCTCGGCGCCGACCTCATCGCGCTGAGCTTCGTCCGCGACGCCTCGGACATCGTCCGCGTGCACGAGATCATGGACGAGGAGGGTCGCCGCGTCCCCGTCGTCGCCAAGGTCGAGAAGCCGCAGGCCGTGGACGCGCTCGAGGAGATCGTCGACGCCTTCGACGCCATCATGGTCGCCCGCGGCGACCTAGGCGTCGAGCTCCCGCTCGAGGCCGTGCCGATCGTGCAGAAGCGCGCGGTCGAGCTGGCCCGCCGCAAGGCGAAGCCCGTCATCGTCGCCACGCAGATGCTCGAGTCCATGATCACGAGCCCCCGCCCCACGCGCGCGGAGGCCTCCGACTGCGCCAACGCGGTGCTCGACGGTGCCGACGCGCTCATGCTGAGCGGCGAGACGAGCGTGGGCGAGTTCCCCGTCGTCACCGTCAAGACGATGGCGCGCATCATCGAGTCCACCGAGGAGCACGGGCTGGAGCGCATCCCCAAGCTCGGCACGCGTCCGTTCACGCAGGGCGGCGCCATCACGCTCGCGGCCGCCGAGGTCGCCGAGTTCGTCGAGGCGAAGGCCCTCTGCGTCTTCACCGAGTCGGGCGACTCCGTGCGCCGCATGACGCGCCTGCGCAACGGCATCCCGATCTTCGCGTTCACGCCGAACGAGGGCATCCGCCGTCGCCTCGCGCTGTCGTGGGGCGTGCAGACCTACCTCGTGGAGCCGGTCACGCACACCGACCAGATGTTCCACCAGGTCGACGAGGTGCTCCTCGCGGAGGGCCTCGCGGAGGTCGGCCAGAAGGTCGTCGTCATCGCCGGGTCCCCTCCCGGGATCGCGGGCTCCACGAACGAGCTGCGCGTCCACGTCGTCGGCGACGCCGTGAACGAGGCGGCTCCCGCGTACGAGAAGTAG
- a CDS encoding ANTAR domain-containing response regulator, protein MSDQETAPAAPRRVVVAEDESLIRLDIVETLRDNGFEVVGEAGDGETAVALATELRPDLVIMDVKMPQLDGISAAERLNRNHIAPVVLLTAFSQKDLVERAGEAGALAYVVKPFTPNDLLPAIEIALARYAQIITLEAEVSDLVERFETRKLVDRAKGLLNEKMGLTEPEAFRWIQKASMDRRLTMHDVAQAIIEQLSAKKA, encoded by the coding sequence GTGAGTGACCAGGAAACAGCCCCCGCAGCCCCCCGCCGTGTCGTCGTCGCCGAGGACGAGTCGCTCATCCGCCTCGACATCGTGGAGACCCTGCGCGACAACGGCTTCGAGGTCGTCGGCGAGGCGGGAGACGGCGAGACCGCCGTCGCGCTGGCCACCGAGCTCCGGCCCGACCTCGTCATCATGGACGTCAAGATGCCCCAGCTCGACGGCATCTCCGCGGCCGAGCGCCTCAACCGCAACCACATCGCCCCCGTCGTCCTCCTCACGGCCTTCAGCCAGAAGGACCTCGTGGAGCGCGCGGGCGAGGCCGGTGCGCTCGCGTACGTCGTCAAGCCGTTCACCCCGAACGACCTGCTCCCCGCGATCGAGATCGCGCTGGCCCGCTACGCCCAGATCATCACGCTCGAGGCCGAGGTGTCCGACCTCGTCGAGCGCTTCGAGACCCGCAAGCTCGTCGACCGGGCCAAGGGCCTGCTCAACGAGAAGATGGGCCTCACCGAGCCCGAGGCGTTCCGCTGGATCCAGAAGGCGTCCATGGACCGCCGCCTCACCATGCACGACGTGGCGCAGGCCATCATCGAGCAGCTGAGCGCCAAGAAGGCCTAG
- a CDS encoding PaaI family thioesterase has product MTQPAPEDDIGARLVRQPQDVGALAAKMGIVFHELSPGRSVATMPAEGNTQPYGVVHGGAYVVLAESLGSMSANVHAGPDRVAFGIELNASHTRSASSGTITGTCTAIHLGGTLTTHEIVMTDDEGRRLSTVRITNIIRERPRR; this is encoded by the coding sequence ATGACCCAGCCCGCACCCGAGGACGACATCGGCGCGCGGCTCGTCCGCCAGCCCCAGGACGTGGGCGCGCTCGCCGCGAAGATGGGCATCGTCTTCCACGAGCTGAGCCCCGGGAGATCCGTCGCGACCATGCCCGCGGAGGGCAACACGCAGCCCTACGGCGTCGTGCACGGCGGCGCGTACGTGGTGCTCGCCGAGTCGCTCGGCTCCATGTCCGCGAACGTCCACGCCGGCCCCGATCGCGTCGCGTTCGGCATCGAGCTCAACGCGAGCCACACGCGGTCCGCCTCATCCGGCACGATCACCGGCACCTGCACGGCGATCCACCTGGGCGGCACGCTCACGACGCACGAGATCGTCATGACGGACGACGAGGGACGCCGGCTCTCGACCGTGCGCATCACCAACATCATCCGCGAGCGCCCGCGGCGCTGA